From a region of the Mauremys mutica isolate MM-2020 ecotype Southern chromosome 12, ASM2049712v1, whole genome shotgun sequence genome:
- the CYGB gene encoding cytoglobin isoform X1, producing the protein MEKVQGEMEIERWERSEELSDAEKKVIQETWSRVYTNCEDVGVSILIRFFVKFPSAKQYFSQFKHMEDPLEMERTPQLRKHARRVMGAVNTVVENINDSEKVSSVLALVGKAHALKHKVEPVYFKFFTGVMLEVIAEEYANDFTPEVQRAWTKVKSLIYTHVTATYKEVGWVQYPNSTM; encoded by the exons ATGGAGAAAGTCCAGGGAGAAATGGAGATTGAGAGATGGGAAAGGAGCGAAGAGCTGTCAGATGCCGAGAAAAAGGTGATTCAAGAGACCTGGAGCAGAGTGTACACGAACTGCGAGGATGTTGGGGTCTCCATACTGATCAg GTTTTTTGTCAAATTCCCATCTGCCAAGCAGTACTTCAGTCAGTTCAAGCACATGGAGGACCCCCTGGAGATGGAGAGGACCCCACAGCTGCGCAAGCACGCCCGGCGGGTCATGGGTGCTGTTAACACCGTAGTGGAGAACATCAACGACTCCGAAAAGGTCTCATCTGTTCTGGCCCTGGTGGGCAAGGCCCATGCCCTCAAGCACAAAGTGGAGCCCGTCTACTTCAAG TTCTTCACCGGCGTCATGCTGGAGGTCATCGCCGAAGAATATGCCAACGACTTCACCCCAGAGGTGCAGAGAGCCTGGACCAAGGTGAAGAGCCTCATCTACACCCACGTGACTGCCACGTACAAGGAGGTGGGCTGGGTGCAGTATCCGAACTCCACCATGTGA
- the CYGB gene encoding cytoglobin isoform X2: protein MEKVQGEMEIERWERSEELSDAEKKVIQETWSRVYTNCEDVGVSILIRFFVKFPSAKQYFSQFKHMEDPLEMERTPQLRKHARRVMGAVNTVVENINDSEKVSSVLALVGKAHALKHKVEPVYFKFFTGVMLEVIAEEYANDFTPEVQRAWTKVKSLIYTHVTATYKELLGLSATLP, encoded by the exons ATGGAGAAAGTCCAGGGAGAAATGGAGATTGAGAGATGGGAAAGGAGCGAAGAGCTGTCAGATGCCGAGAAAAAGGTGATTCAAGAGACCTGGAGCAGAGTGTACACGAACTGCGAGGATGTTGGGGTCTCCATACTGATCAg GTTTTTTGTCAAATTCCCATCTGCCAAGCAGTACTTCAGTCAGTTCAAGCACATGGAGGACCCCCTGGAGATGGAGAGGACCCCACAGCTGCGCAAGCACGCCCGGCGGGTCATGGGTGCTGTTAACACCGTAGTGGAGAACATCAACGACTCCGAAAAGGTCTCATCTGTTCTGGCCCTGGTGGGCAAGGCCCATGCCCTCAAGCACAAAGTGGAGCCCGTCTACTTCAAG TTCTTCACCGGCGTCATGCTGGAGGTCATCGCCGAAGAATATGCCAACGACTTCACCCCAGAGGTGCAGAGAGCCTGGACCAAGGTGAAGAGCCTCATCTACACCCACGTGACTGCCACGTACAAGGAG